The Pseudomonas iranensis genome includes a window with the following:
- a CDS encoding TetR/AcrR family transcriptional regulator, translating into MGALAQEGAAGIATAVAESVQYQGRKASRQGSEQRRQDILDAAMRIVVRDGVRAVRHRAVAAEAGVPLSATTYYFKDIDDLLTDTFAQYVERSAAYMAKLWINNEGLLREMVVSADGSPESRSQLADDIARLMADYVHRQLINRREHLMAEQAFRQEALLNPRLAILVRSHQQILLQGTCQLFQVLGSREPQQDAKVLTAIIGRMEYQGLLNDAEPLAEEDMLGILTRYMHLVLASV; encoded by the coding sequence ATGGGTGCATTAGCTCAAGAAGGTGCAGCGGGTATCGCCACTGCGGTCGCTGAAAGTGTTCAGTACCAGGGCCGCAAGGCCAGCCGACAGGGCAGTGAGCAGCGTCGCCAGGACATTCTCGACGCCGCGATGCGCATTGTCGTGCGCGACGGCGTGCGTGCCGTGCGCCATCGTGCGGTCGCGGCGGAGGCCGGCGTGCCGCTGTCGGCGACCACGTATTACTTCAAGGACATCGATGACCTGCTCACCGATACCTTCGCCCAATACGTTGAACGCAGCGCGGCGTACATGGCCAAGTTGTGGATCAATAACGAGGGTCTGTTGCGCGAAATGGTGGTCAGCGCCGACGGCAGCCCGGAGTCGCGCTCCCAACTGGCCGATGACATCGCGCGGCTGATGGCCGATTACGTGCACCGGCAATTGATCAATCGGCGCGAGCATCTGATGGCCGAGCAGGCGTTCCGCCAGGAAGCGCTGCTAAACCCGCGTCTGGCCATTCTGGTGCGCTCGCATCAGCAGATTCTGTTGCAGGGCACCTGCCAGTTGTTCCAGGTACTGGGCTCGCGCGAACCGCAGCAGGATGCCAAGGTGTTGACGGCGATTATCGGCCGGATGGAATATCAGGGCCTGCTCAACGACGCTGAGCCATTGGCCGAAGAGGACATGCTCGGGATCCTGACGCGGTATATGCACCTGGTGCTGGCGTCCGTCTAG
- the lysS gene encoding lysine--tRNA ligase, which translates to MSDLQLDPQALQQEENSLIALRKEKLAAERAKGNAFPNDFRRDNYCDALQKQYADKTKEELAEAAIPVKVAGRIMLNRGSFMVIQDMTGRIQVYVNRKTLSEETLAAVKTWDMGDIIAAEGTLARSGKGDLYVEMTNVRLLTKSLRPLPDKHHGLTDTEQRYRQRYVDLIVNEDVRQTFRVRSQVIAHIRSFLMKRDFLEVETPMLQTIPGGAAAKPFETHHNALDMEMFLRIAPELYLKRLVVGGFEKVFEINRNFRNEGVSTRHNPEFTMLEFYQAYADYEDNMDLTEELFRELAQLVLGSTDVPYGDKVFHFGEPFVRLSVFDSILKYNPELTADDLNDIDKARAIAKKAGAKVLGFEGLGKLQVMIFEELVEHKLEQPHFITQYPFEVSPLARRNDENPNVTDRFELFIGGREIANAYSELNDAEDQAERFMAQVADKDAGDDEAMHYDADFVRALEYGMPPTAGEGIGIDRLVMLLTNSPSIRDVILFPHMRPQA; encoded by the coding sequence ATGAGCGACCTACAACTCGACCCGCAAGCCCTGCAACAGGAAGAAAACTCCCTGATCGCCCTGCGCAAGGAAAAGCTTGCTGCCGAGCGCGCCAAGGGCAATGCCTTCCCGAACGACTTCCGCCGCGACAACTACTGCGATGCCTTGCAGAAACAGTACGCGGACAAGACCAAGGAAGAGCTGGCAGAGGCTGCAATCCCGGTCAAGGTTGCCGGTCGCATCATGCTCAACCGTGGCTCGTTCATGGTGATCCAGGACATGACCGGGCGCATTCAGGTCTACGTCAACCGCAAGACGCTGTCCGAAGAAACCCTGGCTGCGGTGAAAACCTGGGACATGGGCGACATCATTGCCGCCGAAGGCACCCTGGCGCGTTCCGGCAAAGGCGACCTGTACGTTGAAATGACCAACGTGCGCCTGCTGACCAAGTCGCTGCGTCCGCTGCCGGACAAGCACCACGGCCTGACCGACACCGAGCAGCGCTACCGCCAGCGTTACGTCGACCTGATCGTCAACGAAGACGTGCGCCAGACCTTCCGCGTGCGTTCGCAAGTGATCGCGCACATCCGCAGCTTCCTGATGAAGCGCGACTTCCTCGAAGTCGAAACGCCGATGCTGCAGACCATTCCCGGTGGCGCCGCAGCCAAGCCGTTCGAAACTCACCACAACGCGCTGGACATGGAAATGTTCCTGCGTATCGCACCAGAGCTGTATCTGAAGCGTCTGGTGGTTGGCGGTTTTGAAAAGGTCTTCGAGATCAACCGCAACTTCCGTAACGAAGGCGTTTCGACTCGTCACAACCCTGAGTTCACCATGTTGGAGTTCTATCAGGCGTACGCCGATTACGAAGACAACATGGACCTGACCGAAGAACTGTTCCGCGAGCTGGCGCAGCTGGTACTGGGCAGCACCGACGTGCCGTACGGCGACAAAGTGTTCCACTTCGGCGAGCCGTTCGTGCGTCTGTCGGTGTTCGACTCGATCCTCAAGTACAACCCTGAGCTGACTGCCGATGATCTGAACGACATCGACAAGGCTCGCGCCATCGCCAAGAAGGCCGGCGCCAAGGTGCTGGGCTTCGAAGGTCTGGGCAAATTGCAGGTGATGATTTTCGAAGAGCTGGTCGAGCACAAGCTCGAGCAGCCGCACTTCATCACTCAGTACCCGTTCGAAGTGTCGCCGCTGGCCCGTCGTAACGACGAGAACCCGAACGTCACCGACCGCTTCGAGCTGTTCATCGGTGGTCGTGAAATCGCCAATGCCTACTCCGAGTTGAACGACGCCGAAGATCAGGCCGAGCGTTTCATGGCGCAGGTGGCCGACAAGGACGCCGGCGACGACGAAGCCATGCACTACGATGCCGACTTCGTCCGTGCGCTGGAGTACGGCATGCCGCCAACCGCCGGTGAAGGTATCGGCATCGATCGTCTGGTGATGTTGCTGACCAACTCGCCGTCGATCCGCGATGTGATCCTGTTCCCGCACATGCGACCGCAAGCGTAA
- a CDS encoding flavohemoglobin expression-modulating QEGLA motif protein, with translation MLSDRIVLAQTPIRVLDAVKWDDNVRKGFLKAKGKEMPAVDRDYYLNRPLSFDSSQVKLEFQNIERDITRQLGQFNPVGQIMRRMCKEYRMVVRMLEARGTEDFGLISQELYGAASDAFHAGDPTLADLGLMMSDYLNNIDGRGDLKDEPKILTAKDAVHLLQTRLNKVFGEAEETIRVFESDGIVADAAAGADYIKIRTDALFNDRDVRALEVHEGLVHVGTTLNGLNQPICTFLSKGPPSSTVTQEGLAILMEIITFASYPSRLRKLTNRTRAIHMVEEGADFLQIYEFFREQGFEMAESYGNASRVFRGSTPTGLPFTKDLSYLKGFIMVYNYIQLAVRKGKLEQIPLLFCGKTTLEDMRTLRQLVDEGLVVPPKYLPDQFRDLNALSAWMCFSNFLNHLSLDRIEADYSNIL, from the coding sequence ATGTTGTCCGATCGCATTGTGCTGGCGCAGACGCCGATCCGCGTGCTCGATGCGGTCAAGTGGGACGACAACGTGCGCAAGGGTTTCCTCAAGGCCAAAGGCAAGGAAATGCCGGCGGTGGATCGCGACTACTACCTCAACCGCCCGCTGTCGTTCGATTCGAGCCAGGTCAAACTGGAATTCCAGAACATCGAGCGCGACATCACCCGCCAGCTCGGCCAGTTCAACCCGGTCGGGCAGATCATGCGGCGCATGTGCAAGGAGTACCGCATGGTCGTGCGCATGCTCGAGGCGCGCGGAACCGAGGATTTCGGCCTGATCTCGCAAGAGCTGTACGGCGCGGCGTCCGATGCTTTCCACGCCGGTGATCCGACTTTGGCCGATCTTGGCCTGATGATGTCCGACTACCTGAACAACATCGACGGGCGCGGCGATCTGAAGGACGAGCCGAAAATCCTCACCGCCAAAGACGCGGTGCACCTGCTGCAAACCCGTTTGAACAAAGTGTTTGGCGAGGCCGAAGAGACCATTCGCGTGTTCGAGTCCGACGGCATCGTCGCCGACGCGGCGGCGGGCGCCGACTACATCAAGATTCGCACCGACGCACTGTTCAACGACCGCGACGTGCGCGCACTGGAAGTCCACGAGGGCCTGGTGCATGTCGGCACCACGCTCAACGGTTTGAACCAGCCGATCTGCACCTTCCTGTCGAAAGGCCCACCCTCGTCCACGGTGACCCAGGAAGGCCTGGCGATCCTGATGGAAATCATCACCTTCGCCTCTTACCCGAGTCGCCTGCGCAAATTGACCAACCGCACCCGTGCGATTCATATGGTGGAAGAGGGCGCCGACTTTTTGCAGATTTACGAATTCTTCCGCGAGCAGGGTTTCGAGATGGCCGAAAGCTACGGCAATGCCAGCCGGGTTTTCCGTGGCTCGACGCCGACCGGTCTGCCATTCACCAAAGACTTGTCCTACCTCAAGGGCTTCATCATGGTTTACAACTACATTCAGTTGGCCGTGCGCAAGGGCAAGCTTGAGCAGATTCCGTTGTTGTTCTGTGGCAAGACCACACTGGAAGACATGCGGACCCTGCGGCAACTGGTGGACGAAGGACTGGTGGTGCCGCCCAAGTATTTGCCTGACCAGTTCCGTGACTTGAATGCGTTGTCTGCGTGGATGTGTTTCTCCAACTTCCTCAACCATTTGAGCCTGGACCGGATTGAGGCGGATTACTCCAATATCCTCTGA